From the Arthrobacter sp. PM3 genome, one window contains:
- a CDS encoding Gfo/Idh/MocA family protein has protein sequence MALKLRSGIIGTGFMGSVHAHAVRAAGGEVSAIAGSSHASGEAAAAALGARTAAESPEALIVRDDVDVIHICTPNATHADLARKAVAAGKAVICEKPLATSVEDARELTDLADRAGVVAAVPFVYRFYPAVREARDRILRGDAGRLWLLHGSYLQDWLAGAEATNWRVDSKLGGASRAFGDIGVHWCDLMEFTTGHRISRLVAATSRAYDQRESGGQLSSVATEDGATLLFETDKGATGSLVVSQVSPGRKNRLWFSFDGTEASFSFNQERPDTLHIGRTDASSDIPVGPESLSTPGGRRYAKLPPGHPQGYQDSFNSFVADVYAAVQGQAPEGLPTFRDGLRAALLTDALVTSAAQQSWVDVAGTDTPFELLKSSSASERQKQ, from the coding sequence ATGGCCCTCAAACTACGGTCCGGAATCATCGGCACAGGATTCATGGGCTCAGTCCATGCCCACGCGGTGCGCGCGGCAGGCGGCGAAGTCAGTGCAATCGCCGGAAGCAGCCACGCTTCCGGCGAAGCAGCAGCAGCCGCGCTCGGCGCCCGAACAGCAGCCGAGTCCCCCGAAGCACTGATCGTACGGGACGACGTGGATGTAATCCACATCTGCACCCCGAACGCGACCCACGCCGACCTCGCACGTAAGGCCGTCGCAGCCGGGAAAGCAGTTATCTGCGAGAAGCCGCTCGCCACCAGCGTTGAGGACGCCAGGGAACTTACGGACCTCGCCGATCGGGCAGGCGTTGTCGCGGCCGTGCCCTTCGTCTACAGGTTCTATCCGGCCGTCCGTGAGGCCCGCGACCGTATCCTGCGCGGCGACGCCGGCCGCCTCTGGCTGTTGCACGGTTCCTATCTGCAGGATTGGCTGGCAGGCGCGGAAGCCACAAACTGGCGGGTCGATTCAAAGCTCGGAGGAGCCTCCAGGGCTTTCGGTGACATCGGCGTGCACTGGTGTGACCTCATGGAGTTCACCACCGGACACAGAATCTCCAGGCTGGTGGCAGCGACCAGCCGGGCCTACGATCAACGCGAATCCGGCGGCCAGTTGTCCTCCGTTGCTACCGAGGACGGCGCCACGCTCCTGTTCGAGACCGACAAGGGGGCCACAGGCTCCCTCGTCGTCAGCCAGGTCAGCCCGGGCCGCAAGAACCGGCTGTGGTTCTCCTTCGACGGAACCGAAGCGTCATTCAGCTTCAACCAGGAACGACCGGACACCCTTCACATAGGACGCACGGATGCCAGTTCCGACATCCCCGTGGGCCCGGAGTCCCTTTCCACCCCGGGCGGCAGACGCTACGCCAAACTTCCGCCGGGACATCCCCAGGGCTACCAGGACAGCTTCAACTCCTTCGTCGCCGACGTCTACGCAGCCGTTCAGGGACAGGCACCCGAGGGCCTGCCCACTTTCCGGGACGGGCTGCGTGCAGCGCTCCTGACGGATGCGCTTGTCACCTCCGCTGCGCAACAGTCGTGGGTAGACGTTGCCGGCACGGACACCCCCTTCGAATTACTCAAGTCTTCCTCCGCATCGGAAAGGCAGAAACAATGA
- a CDS encoding sugar phosphate isomerase/epimerase yields the protein MKLGYCSITWGGVVGHPQGVTSVKDLFYMTHGSMRDAVKDIASVGYQGVEMFDGNLVEYAEKPEELKEILSSSGVALTSVYTGANFIYADILPDEMHRIHRAAELAAGFGAERLVVGGGARRAAGTTDEDYQRLGGALDSVADIAESFGLSASYHPHLSTIVEGPEELDRLMPLTRIGFCPDTAHLAAGGADPAAVIRKYPDRIQHVHLKDFQKDPFNFLPLGQGELDFPDIIAAIRESGYDSWLMVELDNYDGDPRAAAEISKKYLEKLLSS from the coding sequence ATGAAACTTGGTTACTGTTCCATCACTTGGGGCGGCGTCGTTGGCCACCCGCAGGGCGTAACGAGCGTCAAGGATCTCTTTTACATGACCCACGGCTCCATGAGGGACGCCGTCAAGGACATCGCATCCGTCGGCTATCAGGGTGTGGAGATGTTCGACGGGAATCTTGTGGAGTACGCAGAGAAGCCCGAGGAACTCAAAGAAATCCTGAGTAGTTCGGGAGTCGCACTGACAAGTGTGTATACCGGGGCAAACTTCATCTACGCCGACATCCTCCCGGACGAAATGCACCGCATTCACCGCGCCGCCGAATTGGCCGCGGGCTTCGGAGCGGAACGGCTCGTAGTTGGAGGCGGAGCACGGCGCGCGGCCGGAACCACCGACGAGGACTACCAACGCCTCGGTGGGGCGCTGGACAGCGTAGCGGACATCGCAGAAAGCTTTGGCCTGTCGGCAAGCTACCACCCGCACCTGAGCACCATCGTCGAGGGCCCGGAGGAGCTGGACCGGCTCATGCCGCTGACCCGAATCGGCTTCTGCCCGGACACCGCACACCTTGCAGCGGGCGGCGCAGACCCGGCCGCAGTCATCCGGAAGTACCCCGACAGGATCCAGCACGTCCACCTCAAGGACTTCCAGAAGGACCCCTTTAATTTCCTGCCACTCGGACAGGGTGAACTCGACTTCCCGGACATCATCGCCGCGATCCGCGAAAGCGGATACGACAGCTGGCTCATGGTCGAACTCGACAACTACGACGGCGACCCGCGGGCCGCCGCGGAAATCAGCAAAAAATACCTGGAAAAGCTCCTCTCTAGCTAA
- a CDS encoding Gfo/Idh/MocA family protein, producing MKNLNVGLIGGGFMGKAHSLAYAAMPMFFWPAPALPVRKVIAEANPDLAAEAARRFGFENSTADWRSIIDDPDIHVVDIATPNHLHAEIAIAAAEAGKHIICEKPLARTGEESKAMYDAVKDKNIVHMVAFNYRRTPAVALAKKYIEEGAIGQILNFRGTYLQDWSADPNSPLSWRFQKSIAGSGALGDIATHVIDMARYLVGEFSAVNAVLSTWIPERPLQAGGADALGTVRGGEGPRGQVDVDDEVMTMIRFANGAVGSVEATRNAHGRNNYITFEIHGTEGSIVFNYERRDELQVCFASDQGDRRGFRTIYTGPAHPYGEGLWPIPALGIGYGETKIIEAYDFFKAIAEGGSVSPNFADGYQVALIDDAIVESAAKESWVEVPQIGA from the coding sequence ATGAAAAACCTCAACGTCGGCCTCATCGGAGGCGGCTTCATGGGCAAGGCCCACTCCCTGGCATATGCCGCCATGCCCATGTTCTTTTGGCCGGCACCGGCACTCCCGGTCCGCAAGGTCATCGCTGAAGCCAACCCGGACCTCGCCGCCGAAGCGGCGCGCCGCTTCGGGTTCGAGAACTCCACCGCTGACTGGCGGAGCATCATTGACGATCCAGACATCCACGTCGTAGACATCGCCACACCCAACCATCTCCACGCCGAAATCGCCATCGCCGCCGCCGAAGCAGGCAAGCACATCATCTGCGAAAAGCCGCTGGCCCGCACCGGCGAAGAATCCAAGGCGATGTACGACGCTGTCAAAGACAAGAACATCGTCCACATGGTCGCCTTCAACTACCGGCGCACCCCCGCAGTCGCGCTGGCGAAGAAATACATCGAGGAAGGGGCAATCGGACAAATCCTCAACTTCCGCGGCACCTATCTGCAGGACTGGAGCGCCGACCCGAACTCCCCCCTGTCCTGGCGGTTCCAGAAGTCCATCGCAGGTTCCGGTGCCCTTGGCGACATCGCAACGCATGTCATTGACATGGCCAGGTACCTCGTCGGCGAGTTCAGCGCCGTCAATGCCGTCCTGTCGACCTGGATCCCGGAACGACCGCTCCAGGCAGGCGGGGCGGACGCACTCGGCACCGTACGCGGCGGGGAAGGCCCGCGCGGCCAGGTTGATGTCGATGATGAAGTCATGACCATGATCCGCTTCGCCAACGGGGCCGTCGGATCCGTCGAAGCGACACGCAACGCTCATGGAAGGAACAACTACATCACCTTCGAAATCCACGGAACCGAGGGCAGCATCGTCTTCAACTACGAACGGCGCGACGAACTGCAGGTCTGCTTCGCGTCCGACCAGGGCGACCGCCGCGGATTCCGCACCATCTACACCGGTCCGGCACATCCCTACGGAGAAGGACTCTGGCCCATTCCTGCCCTCGGCATTGGCTACGGCGAAACGAAGATCATCGAGGCCTATGACTTCTTCAAAGCCATCGCAGAAGGCGGCAGCGTAAGCCCCAACTTTGCCGACGGCTATCAGGTTGCCCTCATCGACGACGCGATCGTCGAATCAGCTGCAAAAGAATCCTGGGTTGAGGTCCCGCAGATCGGCGCGTAA
- a CDS encoding putative quinol monooxygenase, with protein MASTLPAQRSAAEVWLMPVFIAKEGRGGEVREALAKLQSASRNDPGCLEYTVFADDQRAGTFVLFEGWNSHKDLIDHNEKSHVKDFVEMVAPLLAVPFSVTPLTPLA; from the coding sequence ATGGCCAGCACACTCCCGGCTCAACGCAGCGCAGCAGAAGTCTGGCTGATGCCCGTCTTCATAGCCAAAGAAGGGCGCGGCGGCGAAGTGCGGGAAGCACTCGCCAAGCTGCAGTCAGCGAGCCGCAATGATCCGGGCTGTCTGGAATACACGGTCTTTGCCGACGACCAGCGCGCGGGGACCTTCGTGCTGTTTGAGGGATGGAACAGCCACAAAGACCTCATTGACCACAACGAGAAGAGTCACGTGAAGGATTTTGTGGAGATGGTGGCGCCGCTGCTGGCCGTGCCATTTTCGGTGACTCCCCTTACGCCGCTGGCCTGA
- a CDS encoding sugar phosphate isomerase/epimerase: protein MPRPYTLFTGQWADLPFEEVARLASGWGYDGLEIAVSGDHLDAWRWDEPGYVESKLAILDKYNLKVWAISNHLKGQAVCDDPIDFRHEAIVGPRVWGDGDPEGVRARAAEEMQHTARLAKALGVDTVVGFTGSSIWQYVAMFPPVPDKVIDAGYQDFADRWNPILDVFDECGVRFAHEVHPSEIAYDYWTTVRTLEAIGHREAFGLNWDPSHMMWQGIDPVSFIWDFKDRIYHVDCKDTKVRQTGRNTVLGSHLPWGDPRRGWDFVSAGRGDVPWEASFRALTAIGYTGPISIEWEDAGMDRLHGAPEALAALKKFDFPASNTSFDAAFKQ, encoded by the coding sequence ATGCCCCGCCCGTACACCCTGTTCACCGGCCAGTGGGCCGACCTGCCCTTCGAGGAAGTCGCCCGCCTCGCCTCCGGCTGGGGCTACGACGGCCTGGAAATCGCCGTGTCCGGGGACCACCTGGACGCCTGGCGCTGGGACGAACCCGGCTACGTCGAATCCAAACTCGCCATCCTGGACAAATACAACCTCAAGGTCTGGGCCATCTCCAACCACCTCAAAGGCCAGGCCGTCTGCGATGACCCCATCGACTTCCGCCACGAGGCGATCGTCGGCCCCAGGGTCTGGGGCGACGGCGACCCCGAAGGCGTCCGGGCCCGCGCCGCCGAGGAAATGCAGCACACCGCCCGGCTCGCCAAGGCCCTGGGCGTGGACACCGTCGTCGGGTTCACCGGCTCCTCGATCTGGCAGTACGTCGCGATGTTCCCGCCCGTCCCGGACAAGGTCATCGACGCCGGCTACCAGGACTTCGCCGACCGCTGGAACCCCATCCTGGACGTCTTCGACGAGTGCGGGGTCCGCTTTGCCCACGAAGTCCACCCGTCCGAGATCGCCTACGACTACTGGACCACCGTCCGCACCCTCGAGGCGATCGGCCACCGCGAGGCCTTCGGCCTGAACTGGGACCCTTCCCACATGATGTGGCAGGGCATCGACCCCGTCTCCTTCATCTGGGACTTCAAGGACCGGATCTACCACGTGGACTGCAAGGACACCAAGGTCCGCCAGACCGGCCGGAACACCGTCCTGGGCTCCCACCTGCCCTGGGGCGACCCCCGCCGCGGCTGGGACTTCGTCTCCGCCGGCCGCGGCGACGTCCCCTGGGAAGCGTCCTTCCGCGCCCTCACCGCGATCGGCTACACCGGGCCCATCTCGATCGAATGGGAAGACGCCGGCATGGACCGGCTCCACGGCGCCCCCGAAGCCCTCGCCGCCCTGAAAAAGTTCGACTTCCCGGCCTCGAACACCTCCTTCGACGCCGCGTTCAAGCAGTAA